CCCCGCCTTCGGCGTCGAAGGCCCACACGTCGTAGACGCCGGCCGTCGGCTCCAGCAGGCCGTTGAAGTCCAGGGCCCCGGAGGCACCGTCGTAGTCGAAGTCCTCCCCGGCGTCGAGCAGCTCCTTGCACGAGGCCCAGGAGTCGCACTTCTCGCCGCCGGCCACCACGTCGGCCACCTCGGCCACGATCTTGTCGCCCTCGTCGGTGCCGGCGGCCTCGGCCGCCAGGGCCAGGATCATGGTGCAGTCGTAGTAGTAGGACGAGAAGATCGGGTCGACCCCGGTCTCCTCGTAGGTGGCGATGAACGGGCTCTCGACCCCGCCGGGGGCCGAGGACGGGGCCGTGCCCCGGATGCCCTCGACCACCGAGGGGTCCTCGGCGTCGACCTTGGTGTAGAGCTCGCCCGACTGGAGCCCATCCGCGGTGTAGAGGGCCAGGTCGGCGGGGCCGGCGCCAGCGGTGATGAGGGCGCTCAGCACCTTGCCGCCGTCGTCGGGGAAGCCGATGAGGACCACGGCGTCGGAGCCGGCGTCGGCGATGGTCTGGGCCTCGGTGTCGAAGCTGCCGGCGTCGGGGTTGTAGGCCACGGTCTCGTCGACGTCCACGCCGTTGGAGGCGAAGCGGCTCTCCAGCGAGTCGGCGAAGCCGGTGCCGTAGGAGTCGTTGCGCACGATCAGGCTCACCGAGGTGTTGCCGTCGCTGGTGACCAGGTCGGCCAGGGCCGGACCCTGCAAGGTGTCGGGGGGAGCGGTCCGGAGGAAGTAGCCGCCGTCGTCGCCGTCCTGCTGGAGCTGCGTGAGCTCGTAGGAGGTGGCCGACCCGGAGCAGGTCGGGATGCCCGCCGCCGCGATCTTGTCGAACACGCCCACCACCACGCTGGAGCCAGCCGGTCCCAGGATCACGTCGACCTTGTCGCTCTCGGAGAGCCGGTCGAAGCCGTTGCTGGCCCGCTGCGGGTCGGTGCCATCGTCGGCGCTGGCGGTGACCACGTCCTGGCCGAACACGCCGCCGCCGGCGTTGATCTCCTCGATGGCCAGGTCGATGGGCGTGCGCAGCGACTCGACGATGGCGGCCAGGTCACCGGACTCGGGCAGCAGGGTGCCCAGCTTCAGCACGTTGTCGACGTTGCCCCGGTCCGAGGCCGGGGCGGTGGCGGCCGGCGGGGCCTCGGTGGTGGTCGATCCGTCGGCCGCCGTGGTCGTGCTCTCGCCCGACTGGCCCGCGTCGGTGCTGGGCTCGTCGTCGTCCCCGCAGCCGGCGGCCACGAAGGCGAAGACGGTGAGCAGCGACAGGAGCTTCATGAGGGTCGTGCGACGTCGCATGGGGGATGCGTCCTTCCGTCGGGGGTGTGACGTCCGTCATGGACGAGGCCGAGTGTAGGCAATCGCTGCCGGGCCCGCTCGGCGGCGGCCCGGGTCAGGCGGGGTGGCCGGGAACCGAGATGTCGACCGGCGTCCAGGTCGGGAAGGCCAGGTGGTCGACCCCGAGGTGGGCCACGATCCGGCCCCGGGCCGCCAACTGGTCGAGGCAGGGCCGGGCCACGTCGTGGCCCCCGGCCATCAGCACGTAGTCGGCCACGCTCAGCAGGATGGGCCCGTCGTCGGCGTCGCCGGCCCGCAGCACGGCCTCGACCTCCAGCGTGGGCCGGCACGGGTGCTGGGGGTCGACCAGGACGCAGTGGTAGACGACGCCCTCGAACACCGACAGGGCCCGGATCCTCACCGCCGGCCCCGCCGGCGGGTCGGGATGGGCGCGGGGTGCTCCACGGCGACCATCCTGGCAGGGTGGACCCCCGGCCGGCACCTGACGACCCCGGCGACGCCGCCGCCCTGCGGGCCCACGCCACCGCCCTGGCCGACGCGGTGGAGGCGGCCCTCCCGGGCTGGGTGGAGCGGGGCGTGACGGCGCGCCTGGCCGAGGCCGGCCGCCCCGTGCCCGAGGCGGTGGCCGAGGCCGCCCACCGGGCCGGCCAGGAGGCCAGGGCCGAGGCCGGCGCGGCGGTGCGGGCCCTGCTGGCCCGGGACGTCGACGACCAGCCCACCGGGCCCCTGGCCCTGCTGCGGGGGGCGGCCCGGTACCCGACCGCGGTGCTGGCCGCAGCGGGCGTCCCCCCCGTGGCCCGCGACGAGGTCGACCGGCGGCTCCACCCCGACGACGTCTACGCCCTGGGCCCGGCCTCGTTCCGCGACGTCCACCCCGACCTGCACGAGCCCGGCCTGGTGTGGGGGGCGGCCAAGGCCCACGTGGTGCTGGCCCGCCGCCGGCGGGAGGGCCGGCGATGACCGCGGCCCGCCACGTGGTGGCCGTCGTCCCCGACCTGATGGACCGCTCCCGCCTGCGGGCGGACGGCGTGGAGGTGACCGTGGTGCCTCCGGGGCGCCTGGCCGACGCGGTGGGCGGCGCCCGACCGGTCGACCTGGTCGTGGTGGACCTGTCGCGCCCCGGCGCTGTCGAGGCGGTGTCGGGCCTGGGGGTGCCGGTGGTCGGCTTCGCCCCCCACGTCGACGACACGCTGCTGGCCGCGGCGCGGGCGGCCGGGATCGAGGCGCTGCCCCGCTCGACCTTCTTCCGCCGCTGGCCGGCCGTCGGCCCCGCCGGGGACTGATCCGGGCGCGACGGAGGGCGGGCCCGTGCGGACCCGCCCTCCCGTCGTCGTCTCGGAGGGGGTCAGACGACCCGGACGTTCAGGGCCTCGTCGCCCTTGCGGCCGGGGCCGACCTCGAACTCGCAGGTCTGTCCCTGCTCCAGCGTGCGATAGCCATCGCCCTGGATGTTGGAGAAGTGGACGAAGACGTCGTCGCCGTCGGAGCGAGAGATGAACCCGAACCCCTTCTCGGCGTTGAAGAACTTGACGGTACCGGTGGGCACGGATGGACCTCTTTGCTTCTCTTCACGCCCACGCTCGTCGCGGGCGTCACACGAGATGCTAGGGGTTCGCGACGCTTCTGCGACCACGCCTGGGCGACCGCTCGGCGGCGGTCGTCGGGCCCCTCAGTGCGGGTCCCAGGCGTCGTCGTCGTCGGCCAGCGCGTCGACCTCGGGAGCCAGCTTCCCGGCCGCCAGGTCGGCCACGGTGGTGTGCTCCAGCACGGCCCGCAGGTTGGCCCGCACCGCGATCCACATGCGCTGCAGCGAGGCCAGGTCACCCGGGTAGGCGAGGGTCTCGGGGCGCTCGCCCCGCACGTCGGCCAGGGGGCCCTCGACGGCCCGGATCACGTCGGCCACGGTGACCTCGTCGGCCGGGCGGGCCAACCGGTAGCCCCCCACCGCCCCCCGCTGGCTGGCCACCACCTCGGCCCGCTTCAGGTCGGCCAGGATCGACTCCAGGAACTTGGGGGGGATGCTGCCCTGGGCGGCCAGGGCGTGGGCCTTGACCGGCTCCGGGCGGCCCCCCTCCGCGGTGGCCGCGGCCCGGGCCAGGGCGACGACGGCCCGCACCGCGTAGTCGACCTTGGCGGTGGTGCGCATGGCCGCCGATCTTGGCAGCCCCTCTGTAGCCTCGCCTCATGCCGGAGCGCCTCGTGGTCATCGGCGGGGACGCCGCGGGGATGGCGGCCGCGTCGCAGGCCCGACGCCTCCGGGCCGACCTCGACATCGTGGCCCTGGAGCGCGGCACCCGCACCAGCTACTCGGCCTGCGGCATCCCCTACCTGGTGGCCGGCGACGTCGACGGTCCCGACGCGCTGGTGGCCCGCACGCCCGAGGAGTTCCGCCACCAGCACCGCATCGACGTGCGCCTCCGCCACGAGGCCGTGGCCATCGACCTCGACACCCGCGCCGTCGAGGTGCGCGACCTCGAGCGCGACCGCACGTTCCGCCTCGGGTTCGACCAGCTGGTGCTGGGCACCGGGGCCCACCCCATCCGCCCCGACCTGCCCGGCATCGACCAGCCGTGGGTGAGGGGGGTGCAGACCGTGGACGACGGCGTCCACCTGTTGGCCCAGGCCCGGGAGCTGGGGTGCCGCGACGTGGTCGTGGTGGGCGCCGGCTACATCGGGCTGGAGATGGCCGAGGCCTTCGTCCGCTGGGGGGCCAAGGTCACCCTGGTCGAGGCCAACGAGGGCCCCATGGCCCGCACCCTGGACGCCGACATGGGCCAGCGGCTGGTGGGCCAGGTCCGGGCCCTGGGGATCGACTGCCGGTTCGGCCAGGCCGTCGAGGCCTTCGAGCCCGGCCGGGTGGTGACCTCCGAGGGGCCGGTGCGGGCCGACCTGGTGGTGCTGGGCCTGGGCGTCGCCCCCGCCAGCGAGCTGGCGACGCAGGCCGGCCTGATCCTCGGGTCGCGGGGGAGCGTGCGGGTCAGCCGCCGGCAGGGCACCAGCGCCGAGGGGGTGTGGGCCGCCGGTGACTGCGCCGAGACGTACCACCGGGTGTCGCAACGGCGCATCCACGTCGCCCTGGGCACGGTGGCCAACAAGACCGGCCGCGTCGCCGGGGTGAACATCGGGGGCGGCTACGCCACCTTCCCCGGCGTGGTGGGCACGGCCATCACCAAGGTGTGCGGGACCGAGGTGGCCCGCACCGGCCTGTCGACGGCCGAGGCCGAGCGGGCCGGGTTCGGCGTGGTCTCCACCCTGGTCGAGACCACCACCCGGGCCGGCTACCTGCCCGACGCCGAGCCCATGGCGGTCAAGGCCGTGGCCGAGCGGGGGACCGGCCGCCTCCTCGGCCTCCAGGTGGTCGGCGGGCGAGGGTCGGCCAAGCGCATCGACACCGCGGCCACGGCCATCACCGCCGGCATGACCGTCCACGACGTGGTGGAGCTCGACCTGGCCTACGCCCCGCCCTTCTCCTCCGTGTGGGACCCCGTCCAGGTCGCGGCCCGGGCCGTGGCCCGCCAGGTGTAGGGGTGCGCCGTCATCGGGCCGAAACGCGGGGGCGACGGCGTGGAAACATGCTGACGCCAACCTGTCGAACCTGATGGACGCCGCCCCCGCCCCGACCGACCCCACCGTGCTCGACGGCTCGGCGGTGCTGGGCTCCGGCCTGCGGGGCGCGGCCCTGGTCGAGGCGTGGACGGCCGCCGTCGACCGGTGGGTGGCTGCCCTCTTCGCCCGGGCTGTGGGCTCCCAGGACCCGGGCGGGACCCCGCCCTCCGGGGTCGCCCTGGTGGCCATCGGGGGCTACGGCCGGGGCCAGCTCTGCCCGGGCAGCGACCTCGACCTGCTCCTGCTCCACTCCCGGGCCGTCGACGTGGAGCCCATCGCCGATGCCCTCTGGTACCCCATCTGGGACGCCGGGGTGAAGCTGGGCCACTCCGTGCGCACCCCCCG
The nucleotide sequence above comes from Acidimicrobiales bacterium. Encoded proteins:
- a CDS encoding ABC transporter substrate-binding protein, with product MRRRTTLMKLLSLLTVFAFVAAGCGDDDEPSTDAGQSGESTTTAADGSTTTEAPPAATAPASDRGNVDNVLKLGTLLPESGDLAAIVESLRTPIDLAIEEINAGGGVFGQDVVTASADDGTDPQRASNGFDRLSESDKVDVILGPAGSSVVVGVFDKIAAAGIPTCSGSATSYELTQLQQDGDDGGYFLRTAPPDTLQGPALADLVTSDGNTSVSLIVRNDSYGTGFADSLESRFASNGVDVDETVAYNPDAGSFDTEAQTIADAGSDAVVLIGFPDDGGKVLSALITAGAGPADLALYTADGLQSGELYTKVDAEDPSVVEGIRGTAPSSAPGGVESPFIATYEETGVDPIFSSYYYDCTMILALAAEAAGTDEGDKIVAEVADVVAGGEKCDSWASCKELLDAGEDFDYDGASGALDFNGLLEPTAGVYDVWAFDAEGGVATEDAETQIAISEEDL
- a CDS encoding FAD-dependent oxidoreductase; translation: MPERLVVIGGDAAGMAAASQARRLRADLDIVALERGTRTSYSACGIPYLVAGDVDGPDALVARTPEEFRHQHRIDVRLRHEAVAIDLDTRAVEVRDLERDRTFRLGFDQLVLGTGAHPIRPDLPGIDQPWVRGVQTVDDGVHLLAQARELGCRDVVVVGAGYIGLEMAEAFVRWGAKVTLVEANEGPMARTLDADMGQRLVGQVRALGIDCRFGQAVEAFEPGRVVTSEGPVRADLVVLGLGVAPASELATQAGLILGSRGSVRVSRRQGTSAEGVWAAGDCAETYHRVSQRRIHVALGTVANKTGRVAGVNIGGGYATFPGVVGTAITKVCGTEVARTGLSTAEAERAGFGVVSTLVETTTRAGYLPDAEPMAVKAVAERGTGRLLGLQVVGGRGSAKRIDTAATAITAGMTVHDVVELDLAYAPPFSSVWDPVQVAARAVARQV
- a CDS encoding Rrf2 family transcriptional regulator, yielding MRTTAKVDYAVRAVVALARAAATAEGGRPEPVKAHALAAQGSIPPKFLESILADLKRAEVVASQRGAVGGYRLARPADEVTVADVIRAVEGPLADVRGERPETLAYPGDLASLQRMWIAVRANLRAVLEHTTVADLAAGKLAPEVDALADDDDAWDPH
- a CDS encoding cold-shock protein, which translates into the protein MPTGTVKFFNAEKGFGFISRSDGDDVFVHFSNIQGDGYRTLEQGQTCEFEVGPGRKGDEALNVRVV